One genomic segment of Misgurnus anguillicaudatus chromosome 23, ASM2758022v2, whole genome shotgun sequence includes these proteins:
- the LOC129453205 gene encoding myosin-8 yields the protein MKEQVAMVERRNNLMQAEIEELRAALEQAERGRKVAEQELVEASERVGLLHSQNTSLINTKKKLEADLVQVQGEVDDAVQEARNAEEKAKKAITDAAMMAEELKKEQDTSSHLERMKKNMEITVKDLQHRLDEAESLAMKGGKKQLQKLEARVRELESEVETEQRRSAEALKGVHKYERRVKELTYQTEEDKKNVMRLQDLVDKLQMKVKSYKRQAEEAEEQANTHLSRYRKVQHEMEESQERADIAESQVNKLRAKSREIGKGKDSAE from the exons ATGAAGGAGCAGGTTGCCATGGTGGAGCGCAGGAATAACCTGATGCAAGCAGAGATTGAGGAGCTGAGAGCTGCACTGGAGCAAGCTGAGAGAGGCCGCAAAGTGGCCGAGCAAGAGCTTGTGGAGGCCAGTGAGCGTGTGGGACTGCTGCACTCTCAG AATACAAGTCTTATTAACACCAAGAAGAAGCTTGAAGCTGATCTGGTCCAGGTTCAAGGTGAGGTGGATGATGCGGTCCAGGAGGCCAGAAATGCAGAGGAGAAAGCCAAGAAGGCCATCACTGAT GCTGCCATGATGGCTGAGGAGCTTAAAAAGGAACAGGACACCAGTTCTCACCTGGAGAGGATGAAGAAGAACATGGAGATTACGGTCAAAGACCTGCAGCACCGTCTGGATGAGGCTGAGAGTCTGGCAATGAAAGGAGGAAAGAAACAGCTCCAGAAACTGGAGGCCAGG GTGCGTGAGCTGGAGTCTGAAGTAGAGACTGAACAGAGACGTAGTGCTGAAGCTCTTAAAGGAGTGCACAAATACGAGAGGAGAGTGAAGGAACTCACCTACCAG ACTGAAGAAGATAAGAAGAATGTGATGAGACTGCAAGATTTGGTGGACAAGCTACAGATGAAAGTCAAGTCCTACAAGCGTCAAGCTGAGGAAGCT GAGGAGCAGGCCAACACTCACCTGTCCAGATACAGGAAGGTGCAGCATGAGATGGAGGAGTCACAGGAACGCGCTGATATTGCAGAGTCTCAGGTCAACAAGCTAAGAGCCAAGAGCCGTGAGATTGGAAAG ggAAAAGACTCAGCAGAGTAA
- the LOC129453297 gene encoding myosin-1B gives MQGSLEDQIIAANPLLEAYGNAKTVRNDNSSRFGKFIRIHFGTTGKLASADIETYLLEKSRVTFQLSAERSYHIFYQLMTGHKPELLEALLITTNPYDYPMISQGEITVKSIDDVEEFIATDTAIDILGFTGEEKMGIYKLTGAVMHHGNMKFKQKQREEQAEPDGTEEADKISYLMGLNSADLLKAVCYPRVKVGNEYVTKGQTVPQVNNSVSALCKSIYEKMFLWMVIRINEMLDTKQPRQFFIGVLDIAGFEIFDYNSLEQLCINFTNEKLQQFFNHHMFVLEQEEYKKEGIEWEFIDFGMDLAACIELIEKPMGIFSILEEECMFPKATDMSFKNKLHDQHLGKCAAFQKPKPAKGKAEAHFSLVHYAGTVDYNISGWLDKNKDPLNDSVVQLYQKSSVKLLAFLYAVSAGEAEGGGKKGGKKKGGSFQTVSALFRENLGKLMTNLRSTHPHFVRCLIPNESKTPGLMENFLVIHLLICNGVLDGIRICRKGFPSRILYGDFKQRYKVLNASVIPEGHFMDNKKASEKLLGSIDVDHNQYKFGHTKVFFKAGLLGTLEEMRDEKLATLVTMTQALCRGYVMRKEFVKMMERRESIFTIQYNIRSFMNVKHWPWMKLYFKIKPLLKSAETEKEMAAMKENYEKMKEDLAKALAKKKELEEKMVSLLQEKNDLQLQVASEADSLNDAEERCEGLIKSKIQLEAKLKESTERLEDEEEINAELTAKKRKLEDECSELKKDIDDLELTLAKVEKEKHATENKVKNLTEEMTSQDETIAKLTKEKKALQEAQQQTLDDLQAEEDKVNSLTKAKTKLEQQVDDLEGSLEQEKKLRMDLERAKRKLEGDLKLAQESLMDLENDKQQSDEKIKKKDFEISQLISKIEDEQSLGAQLQKKIKELQARIEELEEEIEAERAARAKVEKQRADLSRELEEISERLEEAGGATSAQIEMNKKREAEFMKLRRDLEESTLQHEATAAALRKKQADSVAELGEQIDNLQRVKQKLEKEKSEYKMEIDDLSSNMEAVAKSKANHS, from the exons AGGCACTTCTGATCACCACCAATCCTTATGACTATCCAATGATCAGCCAGGGTGAAATCACTGTCAAGAGTATTGATGATGTGGAAGAGTTCATTGCCACAGAT ACTGCTATCGACATTCTGGGCTTCACTGGTGAGGAGAAAATGGGCATCTACAAGCTGACAGGTGCTGTGATGcatcatggcaacatgaagtttaAGCAGAAGCAGAGAGAGGAGCAGGCTGAACCTGATGGCACTGAGG AGGCTGATAAAATCTCCTACCTCATGGGCCTGAACTCTGCAGACCTGCTGAAAGCTGTGTGTTACCCCAGAGTGAAGGTTGGAAATGAGTACGTGACCAAAGGTCAAACTGTACCACAG GTGAATAACTCAGTTAGTGCTCTATGCAAGTCAATTTATGAGAAAATGTTCTTGTGGATGGTCATCCGTATCAATGAGATGTTGGACACAAAGCAGCCCAGACAGTTCTTTATTGGTGTGCTGGACATCGCTGGATTTGAGATCTTTGAT TACAACAGCTTGGAGCAGCTTTGCATCAACTTCACCAACGAGAAACTGCAACAGTTTTTCAATCATCACATGTTTGTGCTGGAGCAAGAGGAGTACAAGAAAGAAGGCATTGAATGGGAGTTCATTGACTTTGGAATGGACTTAGCTGCCTGCATTGAGCTTATTGAGAAG CCAATGGGCATCTTCTCCATCCTTGAAGAGGAGTGCATGTTCCCCAAAGCCACAGACATGAGCTTCAAAAACAAGCTGCATGATCAGCATCTCGGCAAATGTGCAGCTTTTCAGAAGCCCAAACCTGCCAAAGGCAAGGCAGAAGCTCACTTTTCTCTGGTGCATTACGCTGGCACTGTTGACTATAACATTTCTGGCTGGTTGGACAAGAACAAGGATCCACTGAACGACTCTGTTGTGCAACTCTATCAGAAGTCATCAGTCAAACTTCTGGCCTTCCTGTATGCTGTTAGTGCGGGCGAAG CTGAAGGTGGTGGAAAGAAAGGAGGCAAGAAGAAGGGTGGTTCCTTTCAGACAGTGTCTGCACTGTTTAGG GAGAATTTGGGTAAGCTGATGACAAACCTGAGGAGCACTCACCCTCACTTTGTGCGCTGCCTGATTCCCAACGAGTCCAAGACTCCAG GTTTGATGGAGAACTTCCTGGTTATCCACCTGCTTATATGTAATGGTGTGCTGGATGGTATCAGAATCTGCAGAAAGGGTTTCCCCAGCAGAATCCTCTATGGTGACTTCAAACAGAG ATACAAAGTATTAAATGCTAGTGTCATCCCTGAGGGACATTTCATGGACAACAAGAAAGCTTCAGAGAAACTCTTGGGCTCTATTGATGTTGACCACAACCAGTATAAGTTTGGACACACCAAA GTGTTCTTTAAAGCTGGTCTGCTGGGTACTCTTGAAGAGATGAGAGATGAGAAACTAGCAACGCTGGTAACCATGACTCAGGCCCTTTGCCGTGGATATGTTATGAGGAAGGAGTTTGTCAAGATGATGGAAAGGAG AGAATCAATTTTCACCATCCAATACAACATCCGCTCATTCATGAATGTGAAACACTGGCCATGGATGAAGCTTTACTTCAAGATCAAACCTCTTCTGAAGAGTGCAGAGACAGAAAAAGAAATGGCAGCCATGAAGGAGAATTATGAGAAAATGAAGGAGGATCTAGCCAAGGCACTAGCGAAAAAGAAGGAGCTCGAGGAGAAAATGGTGTCACTCCTACAGGAGAAAAACGATCTTCAACTGCAAGTAGCATCT GAAGCTGATAGTCTCAATGATGCTGAGGAGAGATGTGAAGGTCTTATCAAAAGCAAGATCCAGCTTGAGGCCAAACTCAAAGAGTCAACCGAGAGACTGGAGGATGAGGAGGAGATCAATGCTGAACTGACTGCAAAGAAGAGGAAACTGGAAGATGAATGCTCTGAGCTGAAGAAAGATATTGATGACCTGGAGCTCACCTTGGCCAAAGTGGAAAAGGAAAAACATGCAACTGAAAATAAG GTGAAAAACCTGACTGAGGAGATGACCTCTCAGGATGAGACCATTGCCAAGCTGACCAAAGAGAAGAAAGCCCTCCAAGAGGCACAGCAGCAAACCCTTGATGACCTTCAGGCAGAAGAAGACAAAGTCAACTCTCTGACtaaagcaaaaacaaaacttgagCAGCAAGTGGATGAT CTCGAGGGTTCACTGGAGCAAGAAAAGAAACTCCGTATGGATCTCGAGAGAGCCAAGAGAAAGCTTGAGGGTGATCTGAAACTGGCCCAGGAATCACTAATGGACCTGGAGAATGACAAACAACAATCAGACGAAAAGATTAAAAA GAAGGATTTTGAGATAAGTCAACTGATCAGCAAGATTGAAGATGAACAGTCTTTGGGAGCACAGCTTCAGAAGAAGATCAAAGAACTTCAG gcACGCATTGAGGAGCTGGAGGAGGAAATTGAGGCAGAGCGAGCTGCTCGTGCTAAAGTGGAGAAGCAGAGAGCTGATCTCTCCAGGGAACTTGAAGAGATCAGTGAGAGGCTTGAGGAAGCTGGTGGTGCCACTTCTGCCCAGATTGAGATGAACAAGAAGCGGGAAGCAGAATTCATGAAGTTGCGTCGTGATCTGGAAGAGTCCACCTTACAACATGAGGCTACAGCGGCCGCTCTCCGAAAGAAGCAAGCAGACAGCGTGGCCGAGCTCGGAGAACAGATCGACAACCTCCAGCGTGTCAAGCAAAAGCTGGAGAAGGAAAAGAGTGAGTACAAGATGGAGATTGATGACTTATCAAGCAACATGGAGGCCGTGGCCAAGTCAAAGGCTAATCACAGCTAG
- the LOC129453031 gene encoding LOW QUALITY PROTEIN: myosin heavy chain, fast skeletal muscle (The sequence of the model RefSeq protein was modified relative to this genomic sequence to represent the inferred CDS: substituted 1 base at 1 genomic stop codon), whose protein sequence is MGDGEMECFGPAAIFLRKPERERIEAQNAPFDAKSAFYVSDPDEMFLKSTLVSREGGKATVKTHSGKTVTVKEDQIFPMNPPKFDKIEDMAMMTHLNEATVLYNLKERYAAWMIYTYSGLFCATVNPYKWLPVYDAIVVSGYRGKKRVEAPPHIFSISDNAYQNMLTDRENQSILITGESGAGKTVNTKRVIQYFATIAVAGPKKTEPVAGKMQGSLEDQIIAANPLLEAYGNAKTIRNDNSSRFGKFIRIHFGTTGKLASADIETYLLEKSRVTFQLSAERSFHIFYQLMTGHKPELLEALLITKNPYDYPMISQGEITVKSIDDVEEFIATDTAIDILGFTAEEKISIFKLTGAVMHHGSMKFKQKQREEQAEPDGNEEADKIAYLMGLNSADLLKAMCYPRVKVGNEYVTKGQTVPQVSNTVNALCKSVYEKMFAWMVIRINEMLATKQHXQFFIGVLYIAGFEMFDYNSMEQLCINFTNEKLQQFFNHHMFVLEQEEYKKEGIEWEFIDFGMDLAACIELIEKPMGIFSILEEECMFPKATDTSFKNKLHDQHLGKCAAFQKPKPAKGKAEAHFSLVHYAGTVDYNISGWLDKNKDPLNDSVVQLYQKSSVKLLAFLYAAHGGAEAEAAGKKAGKKKGGGSFQTVSALFRENLGKLMTNLRSTHPHFVRCLIPNESKTPGLMENFLVIHQLRCNGVLEGIRICRKGFPSRVLYGDFKQRYKVLNASVIPEGHFMDNKKASEKLLASIDVDQTQYKFGHTKVFFKAGLLGTLEEMRDEKLATLVTMTQALCRGYVMRKIFLKMMERRESIFTIQYNIRSFVNVKHWPWMKLYFKIKPLLKTAETEKEMASMKENYEKMKEDLSKALAKKKELEEKMVSIIQEKNDLQLQVASEADSLNDAEERCEGLIKSKIQLEAKLKESTERLEDEEEINAELTAKKRKLEDECSELKKDIDDLELTLAKVEKEKHATENKVKNLTEEMTSQDESIAKLTKEKKALQEAHQQTLDDLQAEEDKVNSLTKAKAKLEQQVDDLEGSLEQEKKLRMDLERAKRKLEGDLKLAQESLMDLENDKQQSDEKIKKKDFEISQLLSKIEDEQSLGAQLQKKIKELQARIEELEEEIESERAARAKVEKQRADLSRELEEISERLEEAGGATSAQIEMNKKREAEFQKLRRDLEESTLQHEATAAALRKKQADSVAELGEQIDNLQRVKQKLEKEKSEYKMEIDDLSSNMEAVAKSKGNLEKMCRTLEDQLSEIKAKNDENVRQLNDTSAQRARLATENGELARQLEETEALVSQLTRGRQAFTQQIEELKRHVEEELKAKNALAHAVQSARHDCDLLREQFEEEQEAKAELQRGMSKANSEVAQWRTKYETDAIQRTEELEEAKKKLAQRLQDAEESVEAVNSKCASLEKTKQRLLGEVEDLMIDVERANSLAANLDKKQRNFDKVLAEWKQKYEEGQAELEGAQKEARSLSTELFKMKNSYEETLDHLETLKRENKNLQQEISDLTEQLGETGKSIHELEKAKKTVEAEKSEIQTALEEAEGTLEHEETKIVRIQLELSQVKSEIDRKLAEKDEEIEQIKRNSQRVIDSMQSTLDSEVRSRNDALRVKKKMEGDLNEMEIQLSHANRQAAEAQKQLRNVQGQLKDAQLHLDEAIRGQEDMKEQAAMVERRNNLMQAEIEELRAALEQTERGRKVAEQELVDASERVGLLHSQNTSLINTKKKLESDLVQVQGEVDDSVQEARNAEEKAKKAITDAAMMAEELKKEQDTSAHLERMKKNMEITVKDLQHRLDEAESLAMKGGKKQLQKLEARVRELESEVESDQRRSAEAVKGLRKYERRVKELTYQTEEDKKNVMRLQDLVDKLQMKVKSYKRQAEEAEEQANTHLVRHRKVQHELEEAQERADISESQVNKLRIKSREIGKGKESAE, encoded by the exons ATGGGAGACGGTGAAATGGAGTGTTTTGGCCCGGCGGCCATTTTCCTCCGCaaaccagagagagagaggatcgAGGCGCAGAATGCCCCATTTGATGCCAAATCAGCCTTCTATGTATCTGATCCAGATGAGATGTTCTTGAAGAGTACTCTTGTTAGTAGAGAGGGTGGCAAAGCTACCGTCAAAACTCATAGTGGAAAG ACTGTAACTGTCAAAGAAGATCAAATCTTTCCCATGAATCCACCCAAGTTTGACAAAATTGAGGACATGGCCATGATGACCCACCTCAATGAGGCCACTGTGCTGTATAATCTCAAAGAGCGTTACGCAGCATGGATGATCTAT ACCTACTCTGGTTTGTTCTGCGCCACCGTCAACCCATACAAATGGCTGCCGGTGTACGATGCAATTGTTGTGTCCGGTTACAGGGGCAAGAAAAGAGTTGAAGCCCCTCCCCACATCTTCTCCATCTCTGACAACGCCTACCAGAACATGCTCACCG ATCGTGAGAACCAGTCTATCCTAATTAC CGGAGAATCCGGCGCAGGAAAGACCGTCAACACCAAACGTGTCATCCAGTACTTTGCGACAATCGCTGTGGCTGGACCAAAGAAGACAGAACCTGTTGCGGGAAAAATGCAG GGATCGCTGGAGGATCAAATCATCGCAGCCAACCCCCTGCTGGAGGCTTATGGTAATGCCAAGACTATAAGGAACGACAACTCGTCTCGTTTT GGTAAATTCATCAGGATTCACTTTGGTACAACTGGGAAACTGGCGTCAGCTGATATTGAAACTT ATCTGCTGGAAAAGTCAAGAGTAACATTCCAGTTGTCTGCTGAGAGGAGCTTCCACATCTTCTACCAGCTCATGACTGGACACAAACCAGAACTGCTCG AGGCACTGCTCATCACCAAAAATCCTTATGACTATCCGATGATCAGCCAGGGTGAAATCACTGTCAAGAGTATTGATGATGTGGAAGAATTCATTGCCACAGAT ACTGCAATCGACATTCTGGGCTTCACTGCTGAGGAGAAAATAAGCATCTTCAAGCTGACAGGTGCTGTGATGCATCATGGCAGCATGAAGTTTAAGCAGAAGCAGAGAGAGGAGCAGGCTGAACCTGATGGCAATGAGG AGGCTGATAAAATCGCCTACCTCATGGGCCTGAACTCTGCAGACCTGCTGAAAGCTATGTGTTACCCCAGAGTGAAGGTCGGAAATGAGTATGTGACCAAAGGTCAAACTGTACCACAG GTAAGTAACACAGTCAACGCTCTGTGCAAATCAGTTTATGAGAAAATGTTTGCATGGATGGTCATCCGTATCAATGAGATGTTGGCCACAAAGCAGCACTGACAGTTCTTTATTGGTGTTCTGTACATCGCTGGATTTGAGATGTTTGAT TACAACAGCATGGAGCAGCTTTGCATCAACTTCACCAACGAGAAACTGCAACAGTTTTTCAATCATCACATGTTTGTGCTGGAGCAAGAGGAGTACAAGAAAGAAGGCATTGAATGGGAGTTCATTGACTTTGGAATGGACTTAGCTGCCTGCATTGAGCTTATTGAGAAG CCAATGGGCATCTTCTCCATCCTTGAAGAGGAGTGCATGTTCCCCAAAGCCACAGACACAAGCTTCAAAAACAAGCTGCATGATCAGCATCTCGGCAAATGTGCAGCTTTTCAGAAGCCCAAACCTGCCAAAGGCAAGGCAGAAGCTCACTTTTCTCTGGTGCATTACGCTGGCACTGTTGACTATAACATTTCTGGCTGGTTGGACAAGAACAAGGATCCACTGAACGACTCTGTTGTGCAACTCTATCAGAAGTCATCAGTCAAACTTCTGGCCTTCCTGTATGCCGCTCATGGAGGTGCTGAAG CTGAAGCTGCTGGAAAGAAAGCAGGCAAGAAGAAGGGTGGTGGTTCATTCCAGACTGTGTCTGCACTGTTTAGG GAGAACTTGGGCAAGCTGATGACAAACCTGAGGAGCACTCACCCTCACTTTGTGCGCTGCCTGATTCCCAACGAGTCCAAGACTCCAG GTCTGATGGAGAACTTCCTGGTTATCCATCAGCTGAGGTGTAATGGTGTGCTGGAGGGTATCAGAATCTGCAGAAAGGGTTTCCCCAGCAGAGTCCTCTATGGTGATTTCAAGCAGAG ATATAAAGTATTGAATGCTAGTGTCATCCCTGAGGGACATTTCATGGACAACAAGAAAGCTTCAGAGAAACTCTTGGCCTCTATTGATGTTGACCAAACTCAGTATAAGTTTGGACACACCAAA GTGTTCTTTAAAGCTGGTCTGCTGGGTACTCTTGAAGAGATGAGAGATGAGAAACTAGCAACGCTGGTAACCATGACTCAGGCTCTTTGCCGTGGATATGTCATGAGGAAGATATTTCTCAAGATGATGGAAAGGAG AGAATCCATTTTTACCATCCAATACAACATCCGCTCATTTGTGAATGTGAAACACTGGCCATGGATGAAGCTTTACTTCAAGATCAAACCTCTTCTGAAGACTGCAGAGACAGAGAAAGAAATGGCATCCATGAAGGAGAACTATGAGAAAATGAAGGAGGATCTATCCAAGGCACTAGCAAAAAAGAAGGAGCTTGAGGAGAAAATGGTGTCAATCATACAGGAGAAAAACGATCTTCAACTGCAAGTAGCATCT GAAGCTGATAGTCTCAATGATGCTGAGGAGAGATGTGAAGGTCTTATTAAAAGCAAGATCCAGCTTGAGGCCAAACTCAAAGAGTCAACCGAGAGACTGGAGGATGAGGAGGAGATCAATGCTGAACTGACTGCAAAGAAGAGGAAACTGGAAGATGAATGCTCTGAGCTGAAGAAAGATATCGATGACCTGGAGCTCACCTTGGCCAAAGTGGAAAAGGAAAAACATGCAACTGAAAATAAG GTGAAAAACTTGACTGAGGAGATGACCTCTCAGGATGAGAGCATTGCCAAGCTGACCAAAGAGAAGAAAGCCCTCCAAGAGGCACACCAGCAAACCCTTGATGACCTTCAGGCAGAGGAAGACAAAGTCAACTCTCTGACTAAAGCAAAGGCAAAACTTGAGCAGCAAGTGGACGAT CTTGAGGGTTCACTGGAGCAAGAGAAGAAACTCCGTATGGATCTCGAGAGAGCCAAGAGAAAGCTTGAGGGTGATCTGAAACTGGCCCAGGAATCATTAATGGACCTGGAGAATGACAAACAACAATCAGATGAAAAGATCAAAAA GAAGGACTTTGAGATAAGTCAACTGCTCAGCAAGATTGAAGATGAACAGTCTTTGGGAGCACAGCTTCAGAAGAAGATCAAAGAACTTCAG GCCCGTATTGAGGAGCTGGAAGAGGAAATTGAGTCTGAGCGAGCTGCTCGTGCTAAAGTGGAAAAACAGAGAGCTGATCTCTCCAGGGAACTTGAAGAGATTAGCGAGAGGCTTGAGGAAGCTGGTGGTGCCACTTCTGCCCAGATTGAGATGAACAAGAAGCGTGAAGCAGAATTCCAGAAGTTGCGTCGTGATCTGGAAGAGTCCACCTTACAACATGAGGCTACAGCGGCCGCTCTCCGAAAGAAGCAGGCAGACAGTGTGGCTGAGCTCGGAGAACAGATTGACAACCTTCAGCGTGTTAAGCAAAAGCTGGAGAAGGAGAAGAGTGAGTACAAGATGGAGATTGATGACTTATCAAGCAACATGGAGGCAGTGGCCAAATCAAAGGG TAATTTAGAGAAGATGTGCCGCACTCTTGAAGACCAACTGAGTGAAATAAAGGCCAAGAATGATGAAAATGTTCGCCAGCTCAATGACACAAGTGCCCAAAGAGCAAGACTTGCCACTGAGAATG GTGAACTGGCTCGGCAGCTGGAGGAGACAGAAGCTCTCGTTTCTCAGCTGACCAGAGGAAGACAGGCTTTCACTCAACAGATTGAAGAACTCAAGAGACATGTTGAGGAGGAACTTAAG GCCAAGAACGCTCTGGCCCATGCTGTCCAGTCTGCTCGCCATGACTGTGATCTTCTCAGAGAGCAGTTTGAGGAGGAACAAGAGGCAAAAGCTGAACTTCAGCGTGGAATGTCTAAGGCCAACAGTGAGGTGGCTCAGTGGAGAACCAAATATGAGACTGATGCTATCCAGCGCACTGAGGAGCTTGAGGAAGCCAA GAAAAAGCTAGCCCAGCGTCTCCAGGATGCTGAAGAATCTGTTGAGGCTGTGAACTCTAAGTGTGCTTCTCTGGAAAAGACCAAGCAGAGATTGTTGGGTGAAGTCGAGGACCTCATGATTGATGTGGAGAGAGCAAACTCATTGGCTGCTAACTTGGACAAGAAGCAAAGAAACTTTGACAAG GTCCTGGCAGAGTGGAAACAGAAGTATGAGGAAGGTCAGGCTGAGCTAGAAGGTGCTCAGAAAGAAGCTCGTTCCCTCAGCACTGAGCTCTTCAAGATGAAGAACTCTTATGAAGAAACTCTTGATCACCTGGAGACTCtgaagagagagaacaagaaTTTGCAAC AGGAGATTTCTGACCTTACTGAGCAGCTTGGAGAGACCGGAAAGAGCATTCATGAGTTAGAGAAAGCCAAGAAGACAGTGGAGGCTGAGAAATCAGAGATCCAGACTGCACTGGAAGAAGCTGAG GGCACTCTGGAACATGAAGAAACCAAGATTGTGCGTATACAGCTTGAGCTGAGTCAGGTCAAAAGTGAAATTGACAGAAAGCTTGCTGAGAAAGATGAAGAGATTGAGCAGATCAAGAGGAACAGCCAAAGAGTGATTGATTCCATGCAAAGCACTTTGGACTCTGAGGTCAGGAGCAGAAATGATGCCCTGAGAGTCAAGAAGAAGATGGAGGGAGATCTCAATGAGATGGAGATTCAGCTGAGTCATGCCAACCGCCAGGCTGCTGAGGCCCAGAAACAGCTCAGGAACGTCCAAGGCCAACTCAAG GATGCCCAACTGCACCTTGATGAAGCCATCAGAGGACAGGAAGACATGAAGGAGCAGGCTGCCATGGTGGAGCGCAGAAATAACCTGATGCAAGCAGAGATTGAGGAGCTAAGAGCTGCACTCGAGCAAACTGAGAGAGGCCGCAAAGTGGCAGAGCAGGAGCTTGTGGATGCCAGTGAGCGTGTGGGACTGCTACATTCTCAG AATACAAGTCTTATTAACACCAAGAAGAAGCTTGAGAGTGATCTGGTCCAGGTTCAAGGTGAGGTGGATGATTCGGTCCAGGAGGCCAGAAATGCAGAGGAGAAAGCCAAGAAGGCCATCACTGAT GCTGCCATGATGGCTGAGGAGCTGAAGAAGGAGCAGGACACCAGTGCTCACCTGGAGAGGATGAAGAAAAACATGGAAATTACGGTCAAAGACCTGCAGCACCGTCTGGATGAGGCTGAGAGTCTGGCCATGAAAGGAGGAAAGAAACAGCTCCAGAAACTGGAGGCCAGG GTGCGTGAGCTGGAGTCTGAAGTTGAGTCTGATCAGAGACGTAGTGCTGAAGCTGTTAAAGGATTGCGCAAATACGAGAGGAGAGTAAAGGAACTCACCTACCAG ACTGAAGAAGATAAGAAGAACGTAATGAGACTGCAGGATCTGGTGGACAAGCTGCAGATGAAAGTCAAGTCCTACAAGCGTCAAGCTGAGGAAGCT GAGGAGCAGGCCAACACTCACCTGGTCAGGCACAGGAAGGTGCAACATGAGCTGGAGGAGGCTCAGGAACGTGCCGATATTTCTGAGTCTCAAGTCAATAAACTGAGAATCAAGAGCCGTGAGATTGGAAAG ggaaaaGAATCAGCAGAGTAA